The DNA window GGGCCTCGTCGAGGACGGCGCGGGAGCAGGCCACATTGATCCGGGTGAAGCCCTCGCCGCCCTCCCCGAAGATGGCGCCGTCGTCGAGCCACAGCCCCGCCCGGCGCAGGATGAACTCGTCCAGCTCGCGCGGCTCCAGGCCGGAGCGCTCCAGCAGCCCGTGGCAGTCGAGCCACAGCAGGTAGGTGCCCTCCGTGGGCGTCGCCTCGATCCCCGGGATCCGGGCGAGCCGGGCCACGACGTGCTCGTGGGCCGCCGCGATGTGCTCGCGCAGCTCCTCCAGCCAGGCGTCCCCGCTCTCGTAGGCGGCGCGGCAGGCTGTCAGGCCCAGCGCATTGGGCTGGGAGTAGCCCAGCGCGCCCAGCTCGGCCCGGAAGCGGGCGCGCAGACCGGCGTCGGGGATGAGGATATTGGCGACCTGCAGCCCCGCCAGGTTGAAGGCCTTCGACGGCGAGGTGCAGGTGATCGTGCGGGCGGCGACGTCCCCGCCCAGCGAGGCGAAGGGCGTGGTGCGCCGGCCGGGCAGGGCCAGGTCGGCGTGGATCTCATCGGAGACCACCACGACGCCGTGCCTGCCCGTCACCTCCGCCAGCTCGGCCAGCTCCTGGCGGCTCCACACCCGGCCCACCGGGTTGTGCGGGTTGCACAGGAGCAGCAGGCGGGCGCCGGTGCGCGCCAGCGCCTCCTCCAGGGCGGCGGCGTCGCGGCGGTAGACGCCGTCGGCGTCCCGGGTCAGCGGCACCGAGACGACGGCGCGGCCATTGTCCTCGACGACCTGGCGGAAGGGGTAGTAGACGGGCTCCTCGATGACGACGGCGTCGCCCGGCCCGGTCAGGGCCCGCACCGCCAGGGCCAGGGCGGGGACCACCCCGGGGGTGACGACGTTCCAGGCGGGGTCAACGGCCCAGCCGTAGCGGCGGGCGAACCAGCCGGTCAGGGCGGCGTGGTAGGCGGCGTCGGGCTCGGTGTAACCGAAAATGCCGTGGCGCACCCGCCACAGCAGGGCGGAGGTGACCGCGGGCGCCGTGCGGTGGTCCATGTCCGCCACCCACAGGGGCAGGGCGGAGGCGGGGCGGCCGCGCTCGGCGGCGAAGTCCCACTTGAGGCTGGCGGTGCCGGTGCGGTCGTGGACGAGATCGAACTGGGAGAGGGCGGCGGGCGGGGGCGCGTCGAGTGGAACGGAGTCGCCGAGCGGGAGCGCGGCGGGGGAACCGACGGGGTCGACGCCGGCGACGGCGGGCGAGACGGCGGTGGATGGGACGGGGGCGGATGGGGCAGTAGTGGCGGTGGGCATGGCTGGTGGTCCTCGGGTCGGCGGCCGGTGTTCCGGCCGGCGCGCTCGCGGCAGGGTCCGGGCGGTACCGGGCGGTACCGGGCGGAGCCGGGGCGCGAGCGGGCGCAGGCGGGGTTCTGACTGGGGTTTGAACGCGACCCCGCCGGGAGGCGGCGGCGCGGAGCCGGGCGGGCGGCGACCCGCGGCTCTGACCGTATTTCTGCAACAGCGACGGCTGGCGCTGTCAGCGCATGTGCATTCGACGCATCACGAGGGCGCGCACCGGCAGGGCACGGGTCGTGGACGTCGCAGCAGTCATGGGGGAAGAGTAGCGCCGAGACGGCCCGCGCTGTCAATCGCCGCCGATCCGGCCCCTCCCCCGGCCAGGTTCTGGCGCTCCGGGAGGATCGTTCGCCTTCGCGCACCGGACGCCCCCGGCGACATCCGCATGATTCCGCGGCTCCGTCGAAGCGGTCGCCGGGTGCGGGGCGGAACGATCCTCCCAGAGCGCCATTCCTCACGATTCGCGGGTCCCCGCCCGCCATCGCGCCCTCCCGCACGCGCGCGACGTCCCGGACGCGGACCGCGGCCGCCGGTGCCGGCGGCGCCCGGGACGCAGACCCGTCGGGGTGCACCGCATGATCGCGGGGTATTGCACATCGGAGAGCGGCGCCCCCGCGGACTGATCCCGGGTTTTCCGCATGATTCCAAGGTTATTCCTAAAATGTCGATTTTTAGTGCACGGGCTCCCATGTGCAGAGGGACCCGCTCTGCACATGGGAGGATTTCACCAGCGTTGAACTCCGGGACGTTTCCGCGTGATTGCGCGGATCCTCCGGTGGCGGGTCCCGATCGAATGTGCAGCACCGCCCCGACCGGCCCCGTTGCCGCACGCCCGACCGGGCCCCGCGCCGCGCATTGGGCCCGACAGCGCTCGTCCCGTTGCCACCACCCACCCCAGCCCCTATGCTGACGCCATGATTGTGAAGTTCGTCGGGTCTAACTGACCCGGGCTCCGGGCGCGCCCGGAGCCCGTCGACCGCCGCGCCCTCCGGCGCAGGCGGCGTCATTTTGTCCCCGGCGGCCCGCTGAGCCTTCGCTCGCGCCGCGCGACGACACGACCGAGACGAGAGCACTCCATGACCACCCCCGCCGCCATTGCGCGCCCGAGCGACTCCGCACGCCCCAACGACCCCGCCGACCCGGTGCGCCTGGCCCGCCGGCCCCGGCGCTGGCCGCGCTTCCTCACCATTACGGACGCCCTCTCCCCGCGGATCCTCGCCGATCCCGGCGCCTGGGTGGGCGCCCTCCTGCGCCACGCCCGGCTGCCGCTCGCCGCGGCCTCGATCCTGAGCGCGCTGAGCTACCTCGTCGTCGGCCTCATCCCCGCCGTCCTGGGCGCGGTGGTGGACACCGGCCTCGCCCACGGCCTGACCGCCCGCCTCCTGCCGGGCCTGGCGGCCCTGGTCGGGCTCGGCCTGCTGGGCGCCGTCGTCGGCTCCCTCGCCGAGATGTTCTCCATGGGCGCCTGGGCCTGCGGCTGGCAGCCCAGCGGCCGCGGCGCCGCCCACCGCCTGGGCGAGCACCCCCGCGCCGTGACCCGCGCCATGGCCGGCGGCGACGTTGTGTCCACCGTCACCACCGACGCCGACGCCATCGGCGAGCTCATGTACTTCGCCTCCAACGTCATCGCCTCCCTCATCGCCACCCTCGTCGTCGGCGTGCTCATGGTGCGCATGGACGCCGGGCTGGGCCTGCTCGTCCTGCTGGGAGTTCCGGTCGTCCTGCTCCTCATCGCCGGCCTGCTCAAGCCCCTCAACCGCCGCATGTCCCACCAGCGCGAGGAGCAGGGCCGGCTGACCACCGTGACCACCGACGTCGTCGCCGGCCTGCGAGTCCTGCGCGGCATCGGCGGGGAGCCCGTCTACTCGGCCCGCTACGCCGAGGCCTCCGCCCGCGTGCGCGACGCCGGCATCAAGGTCGCCTCCACCCAGGCGCTGCTGGCCGCCATCCGCGCCGGGGCGCCCATGATTCTCACCGCCGTCGTCGTGGGGGCC is part of the Actinomyces sp. oral taxon 414 genome and encodes:
- a CDS encoding MalY/PatB family protein; amino-acid sequence: MPTATTAPSAPVPSTAVSPAVAGVDPVGSPAALPLGDSVPLDAPPPAALSQFDLVHDRTGTASLKWDFAAERGRPASALPLWVADMDHRTAPAVTSALLWRVRHGIFGYTEPDAAYHAALTGWFARRYGWAVDPAWNVVTPGVVPALALAVRALTGPGDAVVIEEPVYYPFRQVVEDNGRAVVSVPLTRDADGVYRRDAAALEEALARTGARLLLLCNPHNPVGRVWSRQELAELAEVTGRHGVVVVSDEIHADLALPGRRTTPFASLGGDVAARTITCTSPSKAFNLAGLQVANILIPDAGLRARFRAELGALGYSQPNALGLTACRAAYESGDAWLEELREHIAAAHEHVVARLARIPGIEATPTEGTYLLWLDCHGLLERSGLEPRELDEFILRRAGLWLDDGAIFGEGGEGFTRINVACSRAVLDEALDRLAAAVGALLESGSRRDEAAAA